In Novosphingobium sp. MMS21-SN21R, a single genomic region encodes these proteins:
- a CDS encoding PDZ domain-containing protein encodes MAGPTRFAFGLVAALACISGGNSATGQQAMLEWPARLRADLARVAALEWRLREAAGNSCPAQISDAGLAIDDRRAYARRDWPLLQSAVGLSELPVVVGVATGGPAEQAGVRAGDELVSIGSDPVGAIVTRRGASALAADALLDEIGAVQAGSVVAVEIRRGGVLMTLPLKPVQHCAIRLVLFTDRGVEAHSDTRNVAISTGMLAFARTDDELALAAGHEFAHVINGDRRGGGIAKRRNMEDAADEHGLRLMGCAGYDQASGLTLFERLGANDWLGFLRAPTHRSWKDRIARLRVLPAAGPCPVAKG; translated from the coding sequence ATGGCCGGACCCACGCGTTTCGCATTCGGGCTTGTCGCGGCCTTGGCATGTATCTCCGGAGGCAACTCTGCCACGGGTCAGCAGGCCATGCTTGAATGGCCAGCGCGATTGCGAGCTGACCTGGCGCGGGTCGCTGCGCTCGAATGGCGGTTGCGCGAGGCTGCCGGGAACAGCTGCCCGGCCCAAATTTCCGACGCTGGCCTCGCCATCGATGATCGCCGTGCTTACGCGCGGCGCGATTGGCCGCTGCTCCAGTCCGCCGTGGGCCTGAGTGAATTGCCGGTCGTGGTGGGCGTGGCAACAGGCGGGCCGGCCGAGCAGGCGGGTGTGCGCGCGGGCGACGAACTGGTCTCGATCGGCAGCGACCCGGTCGGGGCCATCGTTACGCGGCGCGGCGCGAGTGCACTTGCAGCAGACGCCTTGCTCGACGAAATCGGTGCCGTTCAGGCTGGCAGTGTCGTGGCGGTTGAAATTCGCAGGGGCGGCGTGTTGATGACGCTGCCACTCAAGCCTGTGCAGCACTGCGCGATCCGGCTGGTGTTGTTCACCGATCGCGGCGTCGAAGCGCACAGCGACACGCGCAACGTCGCGATCTCGACGGGGATGCTGGCCTTTGCCCGGACCGATGATGAGCTCGCTCTCGCTGCGGGGCACGAATTCGCGCACGTCATCAACGGAGACCGTCGCGGCGGCGGCATCGCAAAGCGCCGCAACATGGAAGATGCCGCTGACGAACACGGCCTCAGACTTATGGGATGTGCCGGCTATGACCAGGCAAGTGGTCTGACCCTGTTCGAGCGTCTTGGCGCCAACGACTGGCTGGGATTTCTGCGCGCGCCCACCCACAGGTCGTGGAAAGATCGCATTGCACGATTGCGCGTCTTGCCCGCAGCAGGACCATGTCCAGTGGCAAAGGGCTGA
- a CDS encoding polysaccharide biosynthesis tyrosine autokinase, with the protein MTEAASNRASWTDRYLPGAGEADHSQPAGLINLSMIRGLLFRQRIILTGVVLAALVLGLVTTLLTKPIYQSTATVRIDPDGANIVQGQDLAPTIATNEIDRYMKTQGSVIMSQRMAFRVVDSLKLDQNDAFLGKAVSEGKPAEYTAKQWQTMRREMAAGMVQGGVGVDIPIDNRVISINYSSGDPTMAKVIADAYADNFVQEDVRRALEANTYAQKYLQEQIAQISAKLQDAEMAANAYAKSNRIVSSPLAAASGDKAGASSAGPTITVANLASVNGNYTQARAQRIATEQRWAAVSGMPALQLPEVQQNSAIQNLYSERGKVITQLSELRQRYGDSYPQVKEAKAQVASLDAQINRLGSDIKNSIRDQYQIALRQEQALSGELTKVSDQTLDEQDRRVRFNLLDREAGALRTQLAALLERYNQISSAANVRSGSISKLDAATQPGSPVTPNLIKNMLVALIMGVAVAVILAVLREAFDDRLRSSDDVERKLGVPLLGFTPYLSSEEVTKQAQDPFSSLMESYSSLRTSIDFAITGNHRVIQITSSQPSEGKSLTSSVIAKKYAELGRKTLLIDADLRKPTIAHLFGSKRSSIGFAEVLLGDVPLADALLKNTPDSLDVLPIGSIPTNPVELLSSQLLSDFIARCRDEYSLIIIDSSPVMGLADAPLISRHVDGVVFIVEANRSQFGQTKAAIRRLRNAGARIAGAVLTKYRSAEAGLSYDYIYNYYSYGSKTED; encoded by the coding sequence ATGACAGAAGCTGCCAGCAACAGGGCTTCATGGACCGATAGGTATCTTCCCGGTGCGGGAGAGGCCGATCATTCGCAACCAGCCGGCCTGATCAACCTTTCGATGATCCGGGGCCTGCTGTTCCGCCAGCGCATCATCCTGACCGGCGTCGTTCTTGCAGCTCTGGTGCTGGGTCTGGTGACGACCTTGCTCACCAAGCCGATCTACCAGTCGACCGCAACCGTCCGGATCGATCCCGACGGCGCCAACATCGTGCAGGGGCAGGATCTTGCACCGACGATCGCGACCAATGAAATCGACCGGTACATGAAGACGCAAGGCTCGGTGATCATGAGCCAGCGCATGGCCTTCCGGGTTGTCGATTCACTCAAGCTTGACCAGAACGACGCCTTCCTCGGCAAGGCCGTGAGCGAAGGCAAGCCAGCCGAATACACCGCAAAGCAGTGGCAGACGATGCGCCGCGAAATGGCAGCCGGCATGGTTCAGGGCGGCGTGGGGGTCGATATTCCGATCGATAACCGTGTCATTTCGATCAATTACAGCTCTGGCGATCCGACGATGGCGAAAGTCATTGCAGATGCCTATGCCGATAACTTCGTGCAGGAAGACGTACGCCGCGCGCTTGAAGCCAACACGTATGCACAGAAGTACCTGCAAGAGCAGATCGCCCAGATCAGCGCGAAGTTGCAGGATGCCGAAATGGCGGCCAATGCATACGCCAAGTCGAACCGTATCGTCAGCAGCCCTCTGGCTGCCGCGTCGGGAGACAAGGCTGGAGCCAGCAGCGCCGGGCCAACGATCACCGTAGCCAATCTCGCCAGCGTCAACGGCAACTACACCCAGGCTCGGGCACAGCGAATTGCCACTGAGCAGCGTTGGGCCGCCGTTTCTGGCATGCCAGCCCTGCAACTGCCCGAAGTTCAGCAGAACAGCGCGATCCAGAACCTTTACAGCGAGCGCGGTAAGGTCATCACCCAGCTTTCGGAACTGCGCCAGCGCTATGGCGACAGTTATCCTCAGGTGAAGGAAGCAAAGGCACAAGTTGCCTCGCTCGACGCGCAAATAAATCGTCTCGGATCGGACATCAAGAACTCGATCCGCGACCAGTATCAGATTGCATTGCGCCAGGAGCAGGCGCTTTCCGGAGAATTGACCAAGGTTTCGGATCAGACCCTGGACGAGCAGGATCGCCGCGTGCGCTTCAACCTGCTTGACCGCGAGGCTGGTGCGCTGCGCACCCAGCTCGCCGCACTGCTCGAACGCTACAACCAGATCTCATCCGCAGCCAATGTTCGCAGCGGCTCAATCTCGAAGCTTGACGCGGCCACCCAGCCTGGATCGCCGGTCACACCGAATCTGATCAAGAACATGCTCGTCGCGCTCATCATGGGCGTCGCAGTGGCGGTGATCCTGGCAGTGTTACGCGAGGCCTTCGACGACCGCTTGCGGTCAAGCGACGATGTCGAGCGCAAGCTCGGCGTGCCGCTGCTCGGCTTTACGCCATATCTGTCCAGCGAGGAAGTGACCAAGCAGGCACAGGATCCATTCAGTTCGCTGATGGAATCCTACTCGTCGCTGCGCACATCGATCGACTTCGCGATTACCGGCAATCACCGCGTAATCCAGATTACCAGCAGCCAGCCCTCGGAAGGCAAGTCGCTGACTTCGTCGGTCATCGCCAAGAAGTATGCGGAACTGGGGCGGAAGACGCTGCTGATCGATGCCGATTTGCGCAAGCCGACAATTGCCCATTTGTTCGGTTCCAAGCGGTCTTCCATCGGTTTTGCCGAAGTGCTGCTCGGCGATGTGCCGCTCGCTGATGCTTTGCTCAAGAACACGCCCGATTCGCTCGACGTGCTCCCGATCGGCTCGATCCCGACCAACCCTGTAGAACTGCTCTCATCACAGCTGCTCAGCGATTTCATTGCGCGTTGCCGCGACGAATACTCGCTTATCATCATCGACTCTTCGCCCGTCATGGGCCTGGCTGACGCGCCACTGATTTCGCGCCACGTCGACGGGGTCGTGTTCATCGTCGAAGCGAACCGTTCGCAGTTTGGCCAGACCAAGGCCGCCATCCGCCGCCTGCGCAATGCCGGTGCCCGGATCGCCGGTGCTGTGCTGACCAAGTATCGGTCGGCTGAAGCAGGCCTGTCGTACGACTACATCTACAACTACTACTCCTACGGCTCCAAGACCGAGGATTGA
- a CDS encoding MmcB family DNA repair protein, producing the protein MSESAQAVIEAAVERESRAVARGICRLFARNDIWCLPEMPLRSNRRADLMGIDAKGQVVIVEIKVSRADLLGDGKWTDYLDHCDRFYWGLAPHLDRAVLETEDFLPHACGVIVADGYDAEILRPAPTIPLAAARRKAEVERLARASLRRQLVGIDPHCATWGNGA; encoded by the coding sequence ATGAGCGAATCAGCACAAGCCGTGATCGAAGCCGCCGTTGAACGGGAGTCCCGCGCCGTCGCGCGCGGGATCTGCCGCTTGTTCGCGCGCAACGATATCTGGTGTCTGCCTGAAATGCCGCTGCGGTCGAACCGCCGGGCCGATCTGATGGGGATCGATGCCAAGGGTCAGGTCGTGATCGTGGAAATCAAGGTCAGCCGCGCCGACCTTCTGGGCGATGGCAAGTGGACCGATTATCTCGATCATTGCGACCGGTTCTACTGGGGCCTCGCCCCGCATCTTGACCGCGCTGTGCTGGAAACCGAGGATTTCCTGCCCCATGCCTGCGGGGTGATCGTGGCCGATGGTTATGACGCCGAAATCCTGCGCCCCGCACCGACGATTCCTCTGGCTGCGGCGCGGCGCAAGGCCGAGGTAGAGCGGCTAGCCCGCGCATCATTGCGGCGACAACTGGTGGGAATCGATCCGCACTGCGCTACCTGGGGCAATGGGGCTTAA
- a CDS encoding glycosyltransferase family 4 protein, producing the protein MTMPVAAGDFEFPTEIPGSPLAGKKVLIVVENLPLPFDRRVWQEARTLKAAGALVSIICPTGKGYEKRFEVIDGIDIHRHPLPIEASGALGFLLEYGAALFWETVLAWKIYFTRGIDVIQGCNPPDLIFLVALPFKLLGVKYIFDHHDINPELYEAKFDKRGFFWKLMVLFEKLTFKAADVSMATNQSYRKIAIERGGMDPDKVFVVRSGPDLSRLKRVPPVESWKNGRRYLVGYVGVMGDQEGIDLLIDSVEHIVRIKGRQDIQFCLVGGGPSLAKLKEMVGQKGLADYVHFTGRAPDQDLFEVLSTMDVGVNPDRVNAMNDKSTMNKIMEYMSLEKAMVQFDVTEGRFSAQDASLYAKANDPVDFAEKIIELIEDPQRCAAMGASGRRRVETELNWGHQITPLISAYRKALRLDA; encoded by the coding sequence ATGACCATGCCGGTTGCAGCCGGGGACTTTGAGTTCCCGACGGAAATTCCCGGCTCTCCGCTGGCAGGCAAGAAAGTCCTGATCGTGGTCGAAAACCTGCCTTTGCCGTTCGACCGGCGGGTGTGGCAGGAGGCGCGGACGCTCAAGGCGGCGGGCGCACTGGTTTCGATCATCTGCCCGACGGGCAAGGGCTACGAAAAGCGCTTCGAGGTCATCGACGGGATCGACATCCACCGCCACCCACTGCCGATTGAGGCAAGCGGAGCGCTGGGCTTCCTGCTGGAATATGGCGCGGCGCTGTTCTGGGAAACGGTTCTGGCATGGAAGATCTACTTCACGCGCGGGATCGACGTGATCCAGGGCTGCAATCCGCCTGACCTGATCTTTCTGGTGGCGCTGCCGTTCAAGCTGCTGGGCGTGAAGTACATTTTCGACCACCACGACATCAATCCCGAGTTATACGAAGCCAAGTTCGACAAGCGCGGCTTCTTCTGGAAGCTGATGGTGCTGTTCGAGAAGCTGACGTTCAAGGCCGCAGACGTCTCGATGGCGACCAACCAGTCCTACCGCAAGATCGCGATCGAACGCGGCGGCATGGATCCGGACAAGGTTTTCGTCGTGCGCTCGGGGCCGGACCTCAGCCGTCTGAAGCGCGTGCCCCCGGTCGAAAGCTGGAAGAACGGTCGGCGCTATCTTGTCGGCTATGTCGGCGTGATGGGCGATCAGGAAGGGATTGATCTGCTGATCGATTCGGTCGAGCATATCGTCCGGATCAAGGGTCGGCAGGACATCCAGTTCTGCCTCGTCGGCGGCGGCCCGAGCCTCGCCAAGCTCAAGGAGATGGTCGGCCAGAAGGGCCTTGCGGACTATGTCCATTTTACCGGCCGCGCGCCCGACCAGGATCTGTTCGAAGTTCTCTCGACCATGGACGTCGGCGTGAACCCTGATCGCGTCAATGCGATGAACGACAAGTCGACCATGAACAAGATCATGGAATACATGTCGCTCGAAAAGGCAATGGTGCAGTTCGACGTTACCGAAGGGCGCTTTTCGGCGCAGGACGCGTCGCTCTATGCCAAGGCCAACGATCCGGTGGACTTCGCCGAAAAGATCATCGAGCTGATCGAGGACCCGCAGCGCTGCGCAGCAATGGGCGCGTCTGGTCGGCGCCGGGTCGAGACCGAACTGAACTGGGGCCACCAGATCACGCCGCTGATCTCGGCCTACCGCAAGGCCTTGCGCCTTGATGCGTAA
- a CDS encoding sugar transferase, producing MTKHVPTGEMRQSQDRRRITLPLAPPLEQRRLQIYIMLLLLDGAAIMGGLCTASWLYLGRFLEESSLLHGQVLVPIYWTIALSTKAYSLQALRRPTFARARSALSLIGAESALLFVGFATKSTDNFSRVSAMLGLVMAMLLLIWIRSMMRPVIQGRCGAVGINVLLIDDGGAALRIPHAYHIDAREHHLAPDLSDPHMMDRLGLYMMNMDRVMVSCPSDRRGAWALVFKSANVSGEIIDPEVSNLGVIGARRERDFGALIVASGPLGLRSRALKRALDFGLAGSAVLALAPLLAIVALAIKLQDGGPVLFVQKRTGRGNRFFPIFKFRSMRVEKLDSAGARSASKDDDRITRIGRFIRGTSIDELPQLFNVLRGEMSIVGPRPHAIGSLAGDKLFWEVDHRYWLRHSLKPGLTGLAQVRGLRGATDTETDLANRLQADLEYLDGWTIWRDLNIIINTVRVLVHDRAF from the coding sequence ATGACCAAGCACGTACCCACTGGCGAGATGCGGCAATCGCAGGACCGGCGCAGGATAACGCTGCCGCTGGCCCCTCCGCTCGAACAGCGCAGGCTGCAGATCTACATCATGCTGTTGCTGCTGGACGGCGCTGCGATTATGGGCGGGTTGTGCACTGCCAGCTGGTTGTACCTGGGGCGCTTCCTGGAAGAGTCGTCGCTGCTGCACGGCCAGGTTCTGGTCCCGATCTACTGGACCATCGCGCTCAGCACCAAGGCCTATTCTCTTCAGGCACTGCGTCGGCCGACCTTTGCGCGAGCGCGATCGGCCCTGTCGCTGATCGGTGCGGAAAGCGCGCTTCTGTTCGTCGGTTTTGCCACCAAGAGCACAGACAATTTCTCGCGTGTTTCCGCGATGCTTGGGCTGGTCATGGCCATGCTGCTGCTGATCTGGATACGCTCGATGATGCGCCCGGTCATCCAGGGGCGCTGTGGCGCGGTCGGCATCAATGTGTTGCTGATCGATGATGGCGGCGCTGCGCTGCGAATTCCGCACGCCTATCATATCGATGCGCGTGAACATCACCTCGCGCCCGACCTTTCCGATCCGCACATGATGGACCGCCTCGGCCTCTACATGATGAACATGGACCGGGTCATGGTCAGTTGCCCGTCGGATCGACGCGGCGCGTGGGCGCTGGTGTTCAAGAGCGCCAATGTTTCCGGTGAGATCATCGACCCGGAAGTGAGCAATCTCGGCGTGATCGGCGCCAGACGCGAGCGTGATTTCGGCGCCTTGATCGTGGCCAGCGGCCCGCTGGGACTGCGGTCGCGCGCGCTGAAGCGCGCGCTCGATTTCGGATTGGCGGGGAGCGCCGTGCTTGCACTGGCGCCACTGCTGGCAATCGTCGCGCTGGCGATCAAGCTGCAGGACGGCGGTCCGGTACTGTTCGTGCAGAAGCGCACGGGACGAGGCAACCGGTTCTTCCCGATCTTCAAGTTCCGCTCGATGCGAGTCGAGAAGCTGGATTCGGCAGGCGCGCGCTCAGCCAGCAAGGACGACGACCGTATCACGCGCATTGGTCGCTTCATCCGCGGCACAAGCATCGACGAACTGCCTCAACTGTTCAACGTGTTGCGCGGAGAGATGTCGATCGTCGGCCCCCGGCCCCATGCCATCGGATCACTCGCGGGCGACAAGTTGTTCTGGGAAGTCGACCACCGCTATTGGCTGCGGCATTCTCTCAAGCCGGGCCTTACCGGCCTTGCCCAAGTACGCGGCCTGCGCGGTGCTACCGACACCGAAACCGACCTTGCCAACCGCCTTCAGGCCGACCTCGAATACCTCGATGGCTGGACGATCTGGCGCGATCTCAACATCATCATAAACACTGTGCGCGTGCTGGTTCACGACCGGGCGTTCTGA
- a CDS encoding bile acid:sodium symporter family protein — MIRRVFRLLDPFVLALIGTVILASLLPARGAWVPVVDRVADAGIVLLFFLHGAKLSREAIVAGARNWRLHLATLAVTFALFPLLGAGFGAIPFLPPEFAAGLLFLTLLPSTVQSSIAFTAIARGNVAAAVCAASFSNLLGIFLTPALVALLMGGSTGGFSWTSAETIVLQLLLPFVTGHLLRPWIGGFVTRNKAWLGRVDRSTILLVVYSAFGAAVVEGLWQRIAPGSLLVLAALCLVLLAIIMGLTWALGRMMGLSREDAVVLLFCGSKKSLASGVPMAGVLFPAAQVGIILLPVMVFHQLQLIACALIAPKLAGRAEEADE; from the coding sequence ATGATAAGGCGCGTGTTCCGTCTGCTTGATCCCTTTGTGCTGGCGTTGATCGGCACTGTCATACTGGCAAGCCTGCTGCCCGCGCGCGGGGCATGGGTGCCGGTGGTGGACCGGGTGGCCGATGCCGGGATCGTGCTGCTGTTCTTCCTCCATGGGGCCAAGCTTTCGCGTGAAGCGATTGTCGCCGGCGCGCGCAACTGGCGGCTGCATCTGGCAACGCTGGCGGTAACCTTTGCGCTGTTTCCGCTGCTGGGCGCAGGGTTCGGCGCGATCCCGTTCCTGCCGCCGGAGTTTGCGGCGGGCCTGCTCTTCCTGACGCTGCTGCCTTCGACGGTGCAATCCTCGATCGCGTTCACCGCGATTGCGCGCGGCAATGTCGCGGCGGCGGTCTGCGCCGCGTCCTTCTCCAATCTCCTCGGCATTTTTCTGACGCCCGCGCTGGTCGCATTGCTGATGGGCGGATCGACCGGCGGCTTTTCATGGACCTCGGCCGAGACGATCGTGCTGCAACTGTTGCTGCCATTCGTCACCGGACATCTGCTGCGGCCATGGATCGGCGGCTTCGTGACACGCAACAAGGCGTGGCTGGGGCGCGTGGACCGGAGCACGATACTGCTGGTGGTCTATTCGGCGTTCGGCGCCGCCGTGGTTGAAGGTCTGTGGCAGCGCATCGCGCCCGGCAGCTTGCTGGTGCTGGCGGCGCTGTGCCTCGTCTTGCTGGCGATCATCATGGGCCTGACTTGGGCGCTGGGCCGCATGATGGGCCTATCGCGTGAGGACGCGGTGGTCCTGCTGTTCTGCGGCTCGAAAAAGAGCCTTGCGTCGGGGGTGCCGATGGCAGGCGTGCTGTTCCCGGCGGCGCAAGTGGGCATCATACTGTTGCCGGTGATGGTGTTCCACCAACTGCAGCTTATCGCCTGCGCGCTCATCGCGCCGAAGCTGGCTGGTCGGGCGGAAGAAGCTGACGAATAG
- a CDS encoding polysaccharide biosynthesis/export family protein, whose amino-acid sequence MKIAPLVLLAVSAATLAGCSSSPGAKIGLVDSTPVAAYGQDGYSATEPADYLLRPSDVVSVTVFREPDLSVESVPIGADGMLSLPLAGAIKVDGMTTRQLEQEVRNKLASSLVSPNVSVNIMQFGSHVVTVEGSVEKPGMYPFKPGTRLSGAISLAAGPNRTAKLKDVVVFRQTVGGMSVAKFDYAAVRSGTMMDPVLQPSDRVVVGTSGLSVFWQDLLKTLPAFALFTNL is encoded by the coding sequence TTGAAAATCGCGCCGTTGGTACTGCTGGCGGTTTCCGCCGCTACCCTTGCCGGCTGCTCCTCATCGCCGGGCGCAAAGATTGGGCTGGTCGATTCAACGCCTGTAGCCGCCTATGGGCAGGACGGATATTCGGCGACAGAGCCTGCAGACTACTTGCTGCGCCCCTCCGATGTTGTGTCAGTCACCGTATTCCGCGAGCCTGACCTCTCGGTCGAAAGCGTGCCCATCGGTGCCGACGGTATGCTGTCGCTGCCCCTGGCCGGTGCGATCAAGGTTGACGGCATGACGACACGTCAGCTGGAACAGGAAGTGCGCAACAAACTTGCGTCATCGCTCGTCAGCCCGAACGTCAGCGTGAACATCATGCAGTTCGGCTCACACGTGGTGACGGTCGAAGGATCGGTCGAAAAGCCGGGCATGTATCCGTTCAAGCCCGGCACGCGGCTCTCGGGTGCCATTTCGCTCGCGGCCGGACCGAACCGAACCGCAAAGCTGAAGGACGTGGTCGTTTTCCGCCAGACGGTGGGCGGGATGTCAGTGGCCAAGTTCGACTATGCGGCAGTCAGGTCCGGCACGATGATGGACCCGGTGCTTCAACCGAGCGATCGCGTCGTGGTCGGCACATCCGGCCTGTCGGTATTCTGGCAGGATCTGCTCAAGACCTTGCCCGCCTTCGCGCTGTTCACAAACCTGTGA
- a CDS encoding glycosyltransferase has protein sequence MPGTLGEVSKVLHVSGDYPDSIDSFKTPVIKTLIALTRTQFDHDVLSLNRRSPAMASFAADALIRLGKPRLHTTSEPFEDGAAMRYDAPPKGLYHAAMLRQLGEQIASRIDQSERKPDLIVGHKLAIEGIAVRRAADLTGIPYAISIQGDTDTKIIDARPDLRGELARVFHGAAMVFPFAPWALKRVEGKLGVRQGPVCMLPCPTDLDAPTPPTVGGDGFVSVFHLKNHARKNLSGMAAAMRLAAKQGAPLALTIIGGGSAAEVAQCEALANGAEGLTFAGPMGRDPLRARMKTATAFVMPSLRESFGLVFIEALFAGLPIIYPAGTAVDGFFDGAPFAIRVDAHDPSAIAKAMLHVASEEGRIKAALAAWQESPEARRFTREAIGHAFAAGLKAAGTVGR, from the coding sequence TTGCCAGGGACTCTCGGGGAAGTCAGCAAAGTGCTGCATGTCAGCGGCGACTACCCTGACAGCATCGATTCCTTCAAGACGCCGGTCATCAAGACGCTCATCGCGCTGACCCGAACGCAGTTCGATCACGACGTCCTTTCTTTGAATCGCCGCAGCCCTGCCATGGCTTCGTTTGCGGCAGACGCCCTGATCCGCCTAGGCAAACCCCGATTGCACACAACCAGCGAGCCTTTCGAGGACGGTGCCGCGATGCGCTACGACGCACCGCCGAAAGGACTCTACCACGCAGCGATGCTGCGCCAGCTTGGCGAACAAATCGCTAGCCGGATCGACCAGTCGGAGCGCAAGCCAGATCTCATTGTCGGGCACAAGCTTGCAATCGAGGGAATCGCGGTGCGTCGTGCTGCGGACCTGACAGGCATCCCCTACGCAATCTCGATACAGGGCGATACCGACACCAAGATCATCGATGCGCGCCCTGACTTGCGCGGTGAACTGGCACGCGTGTTTCATGGTGCGGCGATGGTCTTTCCTTTCGCCCCCTGGGCGTTGAAGCGGGTGGAAGGCAAGTTGGGCGTGCGCCAGGGACCGGTGTGCATGCTGCCTTGCCCGACAGACCTCGATGCACCGACACCGCCGACCGTGGGCGGGGACGGTTTCGTCTCGGTGTTCCATCTGAAGAATCATGCGCGGAAGAACCTGTCGGGGATGGCCGCCGCGATGCGTCTCGCTGCCAAACAAGGCGCGCCGCTTGCATTGACCATCATCGGCGGCGGAAGCGCGGCAGAGGTCGCCCAGTGCGAGGCGCTTGCCAATGGTGCAGAAGGCTTGACCTTTGCAGGCCCTATGGGGCGCGATCCCTTGCGCGCCCGGATGAAGACCGCGACCGCCTTTGTCATGCCCTCGCTGCGTGAGAGCTTCGGGCTGGTCTTCATCGAAGCCCTGTTTGCAGGACTGCCAATCATCTATCCCGCAGGCACTGCGGTAGATGGATTTTTCGACGGCGCACCCTTTGCCATCCGCGTCGATGCCCACGACCCGTCGGCCATTGCGAAAGCCATGCTGCATGTCGCGTCAGAAGAAGGCCGGATCAAGGCTGCATTGGCAGCGTGGCAGGAAAGTCCAGAAGCACGGCGGTTTACCCGCGAGGCGATCGGACACGCCTTTGCTGCAGGCTTGAAAGCTGCCGGAACAGTTGGCCGCTAG
- a CDS encoding nucleotide sugar dehydrogenase, giving the protein MKIAILGLGYVGCTAAGCIASQGHEVLGIDVSPAKVETLNSGKSPVYEPGLDDLISKARAEGRLEAVTEIGDKLDDCDIAIVCVGTPSGVDGAHNMSYIVQVTRAIAASIKPDRKGPLTVVYRSTMRPGTTEQMIQPIFRSLLGERSDDLVELVYNPEFLREATAIDDYFNPPKIVLGTIDGTPSEKMVALHEGIEAPIFHVGIREAEITKFVDNTWHAVKVAFANEVGRVCQNIGISARQVHQIFVSDTKLNISPYYTRPGGPFGGSCLPKDVRALQHIAADTGSQTHLFDSLLRSNDAHKHHQFLHVTKGVAPGGRVLLVGLAFKADTDDLRESPAVDMARKLLDAGYALDIYDPQLKPESLVGQNLGYAYAILPSIDGLLVDKATAETRDYAVVVSTNRLIKDLDLGAARIVDVSAIA; this is encoded by the coding sequence TTGAAGATTGCCATTCTCGGCCTCGGCTACGTGGGTTGCACCGCAGCAGGGTGTATTGCAAGTCAGGGGCATGAAGTTCTCGGAATCGACGTAAGTCCCGCCAAGGTGGAGACCCTCAATTCCGGCAAGTCACCGGTCTATGAGCCGGGATTGGACGATCTGATCAGCAAGGCCCGCGCGGAAGGGAGGCTCGAAGCCGTCACCGAAATCGGCGACAAGCTGGACGATTGCGATATCGCGATTGTCTGCGTCGGCACGCCAAGCGGCGTCGATGGCGCCCACAACATGAGCTACATCGTCCAGGTGACGCGGGCCATCGCCGCCTCGATCAAGCCCGACCGCAAGGGACCGCTGACCGTTGTCTATCGTTCTACCATGCGGCCCGGAACGACCGAGCAGATGATCCAGCCGATCTTCCGTTCGCTGCTGGGCGAGCGCTCGGACGACTTGGTCGAGTTGGTCTACAATCCCGAATTTTTGCGCGAAGCCACGGCGATCGACGATTACTTCAACCCGCCCAAGATCGTGCTTGGCACGATTGACGGCACGCCATCGGAAAAGATGGTTGCGCTGCACGAGGGGATTGAGGCACCGATCTTCCATGTCGGCATTCGCGAAGCCGAGATCACCAAGTTCGTCGACAACACCTGGCACGCCGTCAAGGTAGCGTTCGCTAACGAGGTTGGCCGGGTATGCCAGAACATCGGCATTTCTGCGCGGCAGGTCCACCAGATCTTCGTTTCCGACACCAAGCTCAATATCTCGCCTTATTACACCCGTCCCGGCGGACCGTTCGGTGGATCATGTCTGCCCAAGGACGTGCGCGCCCTGCAGCATATTGCGGCCGATACCGGATCGCAGACGCATCTGTTCGACTCATTGCTGCGCAGCAATGACGCGCACAAGCATCACCAGTTTCTTCACGTGACCAAGGGCGTCGCGCCCGGCGGACGGGTCCTGCTGGTCGGGCTGGCATTCAAGGCCGACACCGACGACTTGCGTGAAAGCCCGGCGGTGGACATGGCGCGCAAGCTGCTCGATGCCGGATACGCGCTCGACATCTACGATCCGCAGCTGAAACCTGAGAGTCTCGTCGGGCAGAACCTTGGCTACGCTTATGCGATCCTGCCTTCGATCGACGGATTGCTGGTCGACAAGGCGACTGCCGAAACCCGCGACTATGCCGTCGTGGTATCGACTAACAGACTGATCAAAGACCTTGACCTTGGCGCCGCCCGCATCGTCGACGTGAGCGCTATTGCATGA